Proteins found in one Timaviella obliquedivisa GSE-PSE-MK23-08B genomic segment:
- a CDS encoding precorrin-8X methylmutase has product MEWHITDAQSLRVIDREMGENSFSPSEYEIVRRVIYATADFEYKHLIQFSDQALQGGAAALAARSTLIVDVPMVQVGIAGNIQNTFANPVYCSMETLTRPQKDRTIAAWGIETLAKRYPEGIFIVGESQTALAALVDLIVAEEIKPALVIGTPAQFISQDKIVQQLQDSLVPHIRIEGRKGSAVVAAAIANGLIELAWQAYGKETGA; this is encoded by the coding sequence ATGGAGTGGCATATCACCGACGCTCAAAGTTTGAGGGTCATCGATCGGGAAATGGGCGAGAATTCATTCTCTCCGTCTGAATATGAGATTGTGCGTCGGGTCATTTATGCTACCGCCGATTTTGAATACAAGCATTTAATTCAATTTTCTGACCAGGCGCTCCAGGGCGGAGCCGCTGCCCTTGCCGCTCGTAGTACTTTAATTGTGGATGTGCCCATGGTGCAGGTTGGCATTGCTGGTAATATTCAAAACACCTTTGCCAATCCAGTCTATTGCAGTATGGAAACCCTCACCCGTCCACAAAAAGATAGAACGATCGCGGCATGGGGAATTGAAACTTTAGCAAAGCGCTACCCTGAAGGAATTTTTATTGTGGGTGAGTCACAAACGGCTTTGGCGGCTCTAGTTGACCTGATTGTTGCCGAAGAAATTAAGCCAGCTTTAGTGATTGGCACTCCCGCCCAGTTTATTAGCCAAGATAAAATCGTGCAACAGCTTCAAGATTCTTTGGTGCCCCATATTCGGATTGAGGGACGTAAAGGCAGCGCAGTCGTAGCAGCGGCGATCGCCAATGGTCTGATTGAACTCGCATGGCAAGCCTACGGGAAAGAAACTGGAGCGTGA
- the smc gene encoding chromosome segregation protein SMC → MYIKRVELTNFKSFGGTTGVPLLPGFTVISGPNGSGKSNILDALLFCLGLSSSKGMRAERLPDLVNQTQAGRGRSIVEASVTATFALDEEDWIRDDLEEEGLEADLSVNQSTEHPFESDRPENGHLGSGHVAPLPVLNEWVVTRKLRVTQQGSYTSSYAINGLPCTLTDLHEQLHKLRIYPEGYNVVLQGDVTSIISMNPRERREIIDELAGVGAFDRKIRQAKEKLDAVKEREEKFRIVERELMVQRDRLAQDRIKAEKYQRLRAELENKSQWEAILGWKAQERQAKKLVGQLEEGDRSQTSLNEQLQVLVVEIQLATAELERLNAHVKALGEDEQLAIQATLATREAELRQLQRQQQELATAERAAAGAIAQTQQEIQEQTQALEKLGQEHQNLEIKELSIFRRERDEAKRALDRSREDSTAVAAASDAWIQEQAVLRHQIEALLKTLEPQRTEQARLQERVEQLRLKIQEHSGALASIAEGITTKQTQHNQQSADLRGAQKRTETAQQSFAQAEQDLRVQQETQDRLINEQRDKQRQLDKLEAQAQAIQETQGTGIIEVLHKAKLEGICGLVAQLGRVEPQYQLALEIAAGARLANLVVDDDGVGARAIDLLKQRRAGRATFLPLNKIKAPHFSPIAAWNRPEGFIDYARNLIECDDRYLQVFAYVFGSTVIFSTLQQARQEMGQYRIVTIDGELLETSGAMTGGSSSRQSSLHFGRVEPTESLEAIALRERLQELDRILRRCQEAIAQAVDKVRENSQAFNDSRQQHREIQLQAEQIQNQIATQVAQEGHIRAQLSQNTQELTTAQERLQILENDLPQRETHLQNQRQALAALEQSYAQSEWQQIQNSIREKEAQLNDRQLTLQTAEQRLKDLDNQRLRIQEKIELFQQRVQEYGTQQTAQLDQQATLSQQQTVLMDQIAQNRTSLATLEQTLAAEKQARDRAERLLRDYQTSQQQVEWQRQKLIETQQARREELITLEAQIEAKRVELPDPLPEIPEDLGLEQLQQELRSLQKRLQAMEPVNMMALEEYDRTQTRLEELTQKLETLDEERTELLLRIENFTTLRQKAFKEAFDAVNINFQGIFAELSDGDGYLQLDDPQDPFGSGLNLVAHPKGKPVRRLASMSGGEKSLTALSFIFALQRYRPSPFYAFDEVDMFLDGANVERLAKMIRHQAQQAQFIVVSLRRPMIESADRTIGVTQARGAYTQVLGLDLQPQSASL, encoded by the coding sequence GTGTACATTAAGCGCGTCGAACTCACAAACTTTAAGTCCTTTGGTGGCACAACGGGTGTGCCTTTGCTGCCAGGGTTTACTGTCATTTCTGGTCCTAACGGGTCAGGAAAGTCAAATATTTTAGATGCCCTACTGTTCTGCTTAGGTCTTTCTAGCTCTAAAGGGATGCGGGCAGAGCGATTGCCAGATCTTGTCAATCAAACCCAGGCAGGACGAGGGCGATCGATTGTAGAAGCCAGCGTGACGGCGACGTTTGCCTTAGATGAAGAAGACTGGATACGAGATGACCTCGAAGAGGAAGGGTTGGAGGCAGATCTGTCTGTAAATCAGTCTACGGAGCATCCTTTCGAGAGCGATCGCCCTGAAAATGGTCATCTAGGCAGCGGTCATGTTGCCCCCCTACCTGTGCTAAATGAATGGGTCGTGACTCGAAAACTACGGGTTACCCAGCAGGGTTCTTATACTTCGAGCTATGCCATCAATGGGTTGCCCTGTACCTTGACCGATTTACATGAGCAATTGCATAAGCTGCGCATTTACCCTGAAGGCTACAACGTCGTTTTGCAGGGAGACGTGACCAGTATTATTTCTATGAACCCACGGGAACGGCGAGAAATTATTGATGAGCTGGCAGGTGTAGGAGCGTTCGATCGCAAGATTAGGCAGGCGAAGGAAAAGCTAGACGCGGTTAAAGAACGAGAAGAAAAATTCCGAATTGTTGAGCGGGAACTGATGGTGCAGCGCGATCGCCTGGCGCAAGATCGCATCAAGGCTGAGAAGTATCAGCGCCTCCGAGCAGAGCTAGAGAACAAGAGCCAATGGGAAGCGATTCTAGGTTGGAAAGCCCAGGAGCGGCAGGCAAAAAAACTGGTGGGGCAATTGGAGGAGGGCGATCGCTCTCAAACTAGCCTTAATGAGCAACTTCAGGTGCTTGTGGTTGAAATTCAATTAGCAACGGCTGAACTAGAGCGGTTGAATGCCCACGTCAAAGCCTTAGGTGAAGATGAACAGTTGGCGATTCAGGCAACCCTGGCAACGCGCGAGGCAGAGCTACGGCAGTTGCAGCGGCAGCAGCAAGAATTGGCAACAGCGGAGAGAGCAGCGGCAGGGGCGATCGCTCAGACTCAGCAGGAAATTCAGGAACAAACGCAAGCCCTAGAAAAGTTGGGACAAGAGCATCAAAATTTAGAAATAAAAGAACTGTCGATTTTTAGGCGAGAGCGAGACGAAGCGAAGAGAGCCTTGGATCGAAGTCGGGAAGATTCGACGGCTGTAGCGGCGGCTTCTGATGCCTGGATTCAGGAGCAGGCTGTTCTCCGTCATCAAATTGAGGCGTTATTGAAGACTCTTGAGCCTCAGCGTACCGAGCAGGCAAGATTGCAGGAGCGGGTAGAGCAGCTGCGGCTGAAAATCCAGGAACACAGTGGTGCTTTAGCAAGCATTGCAGAAGGGATAACCACGAAGCAAACCCAGCATAATCAACAGTCGGCAGACCTGCGGGGCGCACAGAAGCGCACCGAAACGGCACAGCAGTCGTTCGCCCAAGCCGAGCAAGACCTGAGGGTACAGCAAGAAACCCAAGACCGACTGATCAACGAACAACGCGACAAGCAGCGGCAGCTAGACAAACTAGAGGCGCAAGCCCAAGCAATTCAGGAAACCCAGGGCACGGGAATCATTGAGGTGCTGCATAAGGCAAAGCTAGAGGGCATCTGTGGGTTGGTGGCGCAGTTGGGGCGGGTAGAGCCACAATATCAACTGGCGCTAGAGATTGCGGCAGGGGCACGGCTGGCAAATTTGGTAGTAGATGATGACGGCGTTGGGGCAAGGGCGATCGACCTATTGAAACAAAGACGGGCAGGACGAGCCACGTTCCTACCGCTCAATAAAATCAAAGCACCCCATTTCTCACCGATCGCCGCTTGGAATCGCCCAGAGGGGTTTATCGACTATGCTCGCAACTTGATTGAATGCGACGATCGCTACTTGCAAGTCTTTGCCTACGTTTTCGGCAGTACCGTGATTTTCTCCACCTTACAGCAAGCGCGGCAGGAAATGGGGCAATATCGTATTGTGACGATAGATGGAGAGCTTCTAGAAACTAGCGGGGCAATGACTGGGGGCAGTTCTTCGCGGCAGAGTTCCTTACACTTTGGGCGCGTGGAGCCTACGGAATCCTTAGAGGCGATCGCCTTACGGGAACGGCTTCAAGAACTTGATCGAATTTTGAGGCGCTGCCAAGAGGCGATCGCCCAAGCTGTTGACAAAGTTAGAGAAAACTCACAGGCATTCAACGATTCGCGCCAACAGCACCGAGAAATTCAACTTCAAGCTGAGCAGATTCAAAATCAAATTGCGACTCAGGTGGCGCAGGAAGGACATATTCGGGCGCAGTTGTCGCAGAACACGCAAGAGTTGACGACGGCTCAGGAGCGTCTGCAAATTCTGGAGAACGATCTGCCCCAGCGGGAAACCCATCTGCAAAACCAGCGACAGGCATTAGCAGCCCTAGAGCAATCCTATGCCCAAAGCGAATGGCAACAGATTCAGAACAGCATCCGTGAGAAAGAAGCGCAGTTGAACGATCGCCAACTGACACTGCAAACTGCTGAGCAACGGTTAAAAGATTTGGACAATCAACGGCTGCGGATTCAAGAAAAAATTGAGCTATTCCAGCAGCGAGTTCAAGAATATGGCACTCAGCAAACCGCCCAGTTAGATCAGCAGGCGACCCTCAGCCAACAGCAGACGGTCTTAATGGATCAAATTGCCCAGAATCGAACTTCCTTAGCAACCTTAGAACAAACCTTAGCCGCCGAGAAGCAAGCCCGCGATCGCGCTGAACGGTTGCTGCGCGATTATCAAACCTCGCAACAGCAAGTCGAGTGGCAGCGTCAAAAGCTGATCGAAACTCAGCAAGCCCGCCGCGAAGAATTGATCACGCTGGAAGCTCAAATTGAGGCGAAGCGGGTAGAGTTACCTGACCCATTGCCCGAAATTCCAGAAGACTTGGGACTAGAGCAACTACAGCAGGAATTGCGATCGCTGCAAAAGCGTTTGCAGGCAATGGAACCCGTCAATATGATGGCGCTGGAAGAATACGATCGCACCCAAACCCGTCTGGAAGAACTCACCCAAAAGCTAGAAACCCTCGACGAAGAACGCACCGAGCTATTGCTCCGCATCGAAAACTTCACAACCCTTCGCCAAAAAGCCTTTAAAGAAGCCTTCGATGCCGTCAACATCAACTTTCAGGGCATCTTTGCCGAACTATCTGATGGCGATGGCTACTTGCAACTTGATGATCCCCAAGATCCGTTTGGCAGCGGCCTAAACTTAGTTGCTCACCCCAAAGGTAAGCCTGTTCGTCGTCTGGCTTCCATGTCAGGTGGTGAAAAATCGCTGACAGCACTCAGCTTTATTTTTGCGCTACAACGCTACCGTCCTTCGCCGTTTTACGCCTTCGACGAGGTCGATATGTTTCTGGATGGAGCAAACGTAGAACGATTAGCTAAAATGATCAGACATCAAGCTCAACAGGCACAATTTATTGTTGTAAGTCTCCGTCGTCCCATGATTGAGTCAGCAGATCGTACAATTGGGGTGACTCAGGCGCGGGGGGCTTATACCCAAGTGCTGGGTCTGGACTTGCAGCCGCAAAGCGCATCTTTATAA
- a CDS encoding PRC-barrel domain-containing protein: MTSEQSWQRSDIIGTQIITRDNGKRLGVVSQLWIDVDQREVVAIGMRENILSGVLSNIQQTMLLSSVRQVGDVILVDTDTVVEDSFNTELYSSLINSEVITETGDMLGKVRGFRFSPLSGKVETIIIASFGLPQIPDQLISTYELSMDEVVSSGPDRLIVFEGAEEKLNQLSVGLLERIGIGKSPGEKDDMNAYPKPMSTQNQLPSGARVPVEPLKTRTPIAAQETWDDDNWNEPQRQREPLRQQAPLPYDEEPAANWGDDDDLEEYEDVDYQIISDAPVANAANPVLEESPPLELDTDTEKDLWEDDENPKPYRAPKVEIPERKRVVEYEEETDY, translated from the coding sequence ATGACATCTGAACAATCCTGGCAACGCTCTGATATTATTGGCACTCAAATCATTACCCGCGACAATGGCAAACGCTTGGGCGTGGTTAGTCAACTCTGGATTGATGTAGACCAGCGCGAGGTCGTGGCGATCGGGATGCGCGAGAATATTCTTTCTGGCGTTCTCTCCAACATCCAACAAACCATGCTTCTGAGCAGCGTTCGCCAAGTGGGCGACGTGATTTTAGTAGATACCGACACGGTCGTTGAAGACAGCTTCAACACTGAGCTTTACAGCAGCCTGATTAACAGCGAAGTGATCACAGAAACAGGCGATATGCTGGGCAAAGTTCGGGGCTTTCGGTTTTCCCCTTTAAGTGGAAAAGTCGAAACGATTATTATTGCTTCTTTTGGTTTGCCTCAAATTCCCGATCAACTCATTAGTACCTATGAGCTATCAATGGATGAAGTGGTCAGTAGTGGACCCGATCGCCTCATTGTGTTTGAAGGGGCGGAAGAAAAACTGAACCAACTTTCCGTCGGGTTACTAGAACGGATCGGCATTGGTAAATCGCCTGGGGAAAAAGACGATATGAATGCCTATCCCAAGCCTATGTCTACGCAAAACCAGCTGCCTTCGGGTGCGCGTGTTCCTGTCGAACCCCTAAAAACCCGCACCCCGATCGCCGCTCAAGAAACTTGGGACGACGACAACTGGAACGAACCCCAACGGCAACGCGAACCCTTACGCCAACAGGCTCCTCTCCCTTACGACGAAGAACCCGCCGCTAACTGGGGTGATGACGATGACCTTGAGGAGTACGAAGACGTTGATTACCAAATCATCAGTGATGCCCCTGTGGCTAATGCCGCAAATCCAGTTCTAGAAGAATCACCGCCCCTAGAACTCGATACAGATACTGAAAAAGACCTTTGGGAAGATGATGAGAACCCTAAGCCTTACCGTGCCCCCAAGGTTGAGATTCCTGAGCGCAAACGGGTGGTGGAATATGAGGAAGAGACAGATTATTAG
- a CDS encoding SemiSWEET transporter: protein MIAGTLTTIAFLPQLLKVWRSKSAKDISMTWLVTFSGGILLWLIYGLLLGQLPIVLANAVTLGLTGVILGCKLKYR from the coding sequence ATGATCGCTGGGACTTTGACGACGATCGCTTTTTTGCCTCAGCTTTTGAAGGTTTGGCGATCGAAGTCAGCTAAAGATATTTCTATGACTTGGTTGGTAACATTCAGTGGCGGTATCTTGCTTTGGTTAATTTATGGCTTGTTGCTAGGGCAGTTACCCATTGTGCTGGCAAACGCCGTGACCTTAGGATTGACAGGGGTAATTTTGGGATGCAAATTGAAATATCGCTAG
- a CDS encoding SpoIID/LytB domain-containing protein — protein MTRQSILLFFKQRIWLAASLLAILAIGGILWRQRTPNATSLTAPIVSPSSTTPAVPTLPTPIAVLPSPLTAPTASPSQSYTPSPSSAVAVDPNALTSEEKALNEAAKQELAGAGAASVDGLVEMRVAIAQGVLALSLTLTQGAVLIDAQTGRQIQELSGAYSLQPSGDGIQLDGQSLPFAVRIEPSSGGNITLGDRTYRGRFVIVNDAGKLWAVNLVNLRQYLYSVVASEVSPDWEADALKAQAIAARSYALTYHFKPISSLFDLGSTEYYQVYSGIAREASATNQAVDATAGEYVSYKGEVVESLYAASEDIVSEAFQGQGMSQLGALSLAEQGFTYQQILGKYYPGTKVGRFQQDY, from the coding sequence ATGACCAGACAAAGCATACTTCTGTTCTTTAAACAACGAATCTGGTTAGCCGCTTCGCTCTTGGCAATCTTGGCGATCGGCGGCATCTTGTGGAGGCAAAGAACGCCAAACGCCACGTCTCTCACTGCACCTATCGTTTCGCCCTCCAGTACAACGCCTGCCGTCCCAACGCTGCCTACCCCGATCGCGGTTCTCCCATCGCCCCTGACGGCGCCAACTGCAAGCCCTAGCCAAAGTTACACCCCTTCCCCTAGCTCAGCCGTAGCCGTTGATCCTAATGCCCTGACATCTGAAGAAAAAGCCTTGAACGAAGCGGCAAAGCAAGAGCTTGCTGGAGCGGGGGCAGCTTCAGTCGATGGTTTAGTGGAAATGCGGGTGGCGATCGCCCAAGGCGTTCTGGCTTTGTCTCTGACCCTCACCCAAGGAGCAGTCTTAATTGACGCTCAGACGGGTCGCCAAATTCAAGAGCTTTCTGGGGCTTATTCTCTCCAGCCCAGTGGGGACGGCATTCAGTTAGATGGTCAATCGTTGCCCTTTGCGGTGAGAATTGAGCCTTCATCTGGAGGAAATATCACCCTAGGCGATCGCACTTACCGAGGCAGATTTGTAATTGTCAATGACGCTGGCAAGCTTTGGGCTGTAAATCTGGTGAACCTTCGCCAATATCTCTACAGCGTTGTTGCCAGCGAAGTCTCGCCCGATTGGGAAGCCGATGCGCTCAAGGCACAGGCGATCGCTGCTCGTTCCTATGCTCTCACCTATCACTTCAAGCCCATTAGCTCACTGTTTGACTTAGGCTCAACCGAGTACTATCAGGTCTACAGCGGTATTGCCCGCGAAGCAAGTGCCACTAACCAAGCCGTCGATGCGACTGCGGGAGAGTATGTCAGCTACAAAGGCGAGGTCGTTGAATCGTTGTATGCTGCATCAGAAGACATTGTGTCGGAAGCTTTTCAGGGACAAGGAATGAGCCAGCTTGGTGCCTTGAGCTTGGCAGAGCAAGGTTTTACCTATCAACAAATTTTAGGAAAGTACTATCCTGGAACAAAAGTAGGACGGTTTCAGCAGGATTACTAG
- the pds gene encoding 15-cis-phytoene desaturase — MRVAIAGGGLAGLSCAKYLTDAGHTPIVLESRDVLGGLVAAWKDEDGDWYETGLHAFFGAYPNMLQLFKELGIEDRLQWKEHTLIFNQPEKPGTLSRFDVPDIPAPVNVIMSIIRNNDMLTWEQKIRFAIGLLPAIVRGQKYVENMDQYSLLEWLRLQGVDERVNSDIFIAASKALTFINPDEVSATIPLTAINRFMQERYGSKIAFLDGSPTERLCEPLVEYISDRGGEVRISSPLKEIVLNNDGTVKHFLLRGLNGAPDEVLTADLYVSAMSVDVMKVLMPKPWQEMEFFEKLNGLEGVPVINLHLWFDRKLSSIDQLLFSRSDLLSVYADMSNTCREYENPDRSMLELVLAPAKDWIDRSDEDIVSATMKELEKLFPDHLGGENPAKLLKSKVVKTPRSVYKATPGRQACRPTQATPIANFYLAGSYTMQRYLGSMEGAVLSGKLAAQAITEQPVIPPAVPPVKDLQTA; from the coding sequence ATGCGAGTTGCGATCGCTGGAGGCGGGCTGGCGGGTTTATCCTGTGCTAAGTATCTTACAGATGCCGGACACACCCCCATTGTCTTAGAGAGTAGGGATGTCTTAGGGGGCTTAGTTGCTGCCTGGAAAGACGAAGATGGCGACTGGTATGAAACGGGTCTACATGCTTTCTTTGGAGCGTATCCTAATATGCTCCAGTTGTTCAAAGAGCTAGGCATTGAGGATCGGCTTCAGTGGAAAGAACACACCCTCATTTTTAACCAACCCGAAAAGCCCGGCACCCTCTCTCGGTTCGATGTTCCTGATATTCCGGCTCCTGTCAACGTCATCATGTCGATTATTCGGAACAACGACATGCTGACCTGGGAACAAAAAATTCGATTTGCGATCGGGCTATTACCGGCGATCGTTCGAGGTCAAAAGTACGTCGAAAACATGGATCAGTACTCCCTGCTGGAGTGGCTGCGGCTGCAAGGCGTGGATGAGCGCGTCAACAGCGATATTTTTATTGCTGCTTCCAAAGCTTTAACGTTTATCAATCCTGATGAAGTCTCTGCCACTATTCCCCTAACCGCTATTAACCGCTTCATGCAAGAGCGCTATGGCTCTAAAATTGCTTTCCTGGACGGTTCTCCGACCGAGCGATTGTGCGAACCTCTAGTGGAATATATTAGCGATCGCGGTGGCGAAGTGCGGATTAGCTCCCCTCTTAAAGAAATTGTTTTGAACAATGACGGCACTGTCAAGCATTTCTTACTGCGTGGACTGAACGGCGCACCCGATGAAGTTTTGACGGCAGACCTTTACGTTTCGGCAATGTCGGTTGATGTCATGAAAGTGCTGATGCCGAAGCCCTGGCAAGAGATGGAGTTTTTTGAGAAGCTCAACGGTTTAGAGGGCGTTCCGGTGATCAATTTGCACTTGTGGTTCGATCGCAAACTATCAAGTATCGATCAGCTTTTGTTCTCTCGTTCAGACTTGCTCAGCGTCTATGCCGACATGAGCAACACCTGCCGAGAGTACGAAAATCCTGATCGCTCGATGCTAGAACTCGTTTTAGCCCCAGCCAAAGATTGGATCGATCGCTCCGACGAAGATATTGTCAGCGCCACGATGAAGGAACTAGAAAAACTTTTTCCTGATCATTTAGGCGGTGAGAATCCGGCAAAGCTGCTAAAGTCGAAAGTGGTCAAAACTCCGCGATCGGTCTACAAAGCGACTCCGGGGCGACAGGCTTGCCGTCCAACTCAAGCAACGCCCATTGCCAACTTCTATTTGGCAGGCAGTTATACGATGCAGCGCTACCTAGGAAGTATGGAAGGTGCAGTCCTTTCTGGTAAGCTTGCGGCACAAGCGATTACTGAACAGCCTGTCATTCCTCCTGCTGTTCCGCCTGTGAAGGATTTACAAACGGCGTAG
- a CDS encoding DUF2062 domain-containing protein, protein MKRKLRYFYLRFIRLKATPEHLARGFAIGVFWGMFPLPGVQMLTAIVTAAVLRGSKVAAIAGTWLGNPLTTLPLTALNFHVGQTLLGRTWTAPPQEIYTVDGFLQLGRAAIGAYLVGCLTTGIVGGLGSYILGIPLVTFFQKRASEQRSKKRAK, encoded by the coding sequence GTGAAACGGAAGCTCCGCTACTTCTATTTACGATTCATCCGCTTAAAAGCCACCCCAGAACACCTGGCGCGTGGGTTCGCCATTGGTGTGTTTTGGGGAATGTTCCCTTTGCCTGGAGTGCAAATGCTGACTGCTATTGTAACGGCAGCAGTTTTGCGCGGGAGTAAGGTGGCGGCGATCGCTGGAACTTGGCTGGGTAACCCACTGACGACGCTTCCGCTAACCGCTTTAAACTTCCACGTGGGGCAAACACTGCTAGGACGAACTTGGACTGCTCCTCCTCAAGAAATCTATACCGTTGATGGATTTTTACAGCTAGGAAGAGCCGCGATCGGGGCATACCTTGTAGGATGCTTAACGACAGGCATTGTCGGTGGATTGGGTAGCTACATTCTGGGCATTCCTCTCGTGACCTTCTTTCAGAAACGGGCAAGCGAACAGCGCAGCAAAAAACGCGCAAAGTGA